Proteins from one Cryptomeria japonica chromosome 4, Sugi_1.0, whole genome shotgun sequence genomic window:
- the LOC131065465 gene encoding putative leucine-rich repeat receptor-like serine/threonine-protein kinase At2g24130: MTNLKVNPTTTYYYMFCLGVYVGKLRMKMTMLSLLLLFCLSALPPHMAKPSSHSVEQALMAFKSAISVDPFYSLLDWSPNHNFCNWTGITCSSRRQRVVSFNLTGMGLAGPISPFLGNLSFLRVLALRNNSLEGHIPYQLGRLFRLRVLRLSSNNLEGPIPSSLGGCRSLQSLILTFNNLSGSIPSEFSLLSNLETMALGANQLTGEIPVALSNCSHLQILDLVQNHLSGPIPWEFGRLSELQEVYMWGNQLTGEIPSSVSNWTQLQLLDLSKNQLRGTVPLEFGKMQQLRRLYLWRNNFVSGSNGLSILTVLTNCSSLEQLALATNYLTGVLPSSIGRLSNSFSFLDLHLNEIVGNIPDEIGNLTDLAFLSLEANQLNGTIPSALGKLPNLERLYLSSNNLQGRIPESFGQSKKLGLLILSNNMLSGRIPNSLGDLPQLRRLKLHYNQLSGKIPASLGRCKTLETVDLAHNKLTGNIPPEVAGLQNLQFYFNVSGNLLQGSILEISKLVMVLAIDVSQNNFSGGIPSALESCKGLEYLNLSWNAFEGSIPASLADLQNLQYMDLSCNNLSGTIPVALKKLKMLQHLNLSSNRLTGEVPKEGAFATLDASEIVGNLGLCGEWLNLLPCSHSNHKQPSLSKKVSIPVIVGIAILIMSLLLVAFSYRYKRSSVPALKVWPPKISHKELVDATSGFSNENLLGIGSFGSVYKGILKNGQNIAVKVLKLQDELAQKCFSRECNALKRVRHRNIIKIISACSNLDFKALILPFMSNGSLERWLYPPEGGRCRLNLSDRIRIAMEIAQGMEYLHHHCFVQVIHCDLKLSNVLLGDDMTSYVADFGLSTLIFGNCVDSLTSTNALRGSIGYIAPEYGIGGPLTTKGDVYSYGILILELLTKRRSTDDMFIEGMNLKKWTELHFPNKISDVVDNCPLIDAHESEISMVMECLTQFIQIGLFCSRESPSERPDMIEIVNRLNTIRSTFLGVPKTIQLPVDISPFLDNRRDKNMAGLGNRGSSSTSTS; this comes from the exons ATGACAAATTTAAAAGTAAATCCAACTACTACATACTACTACATGTTTTGTTTGGGTGTTTACGTGGGCAAGCTAAGAATGAAGATGACGATGCTTTCTCTGCTGCTCCTTTTCTGTCTCTCTGCGCTGCCTCCTCATATGGCAAAGCCTTCTAGTCATTCTGTTGAACAAGCTCTCATGGCTTTCAAATCTGCCATCTCTGTCGATCCATTTTATTCCTTGCTCGATTGGTCTCCCAATCACAACTTCTGCAATTGGACTGGCATCACCTGCTCTTCTCGTCGACAGCGTGTGGTTTCCTTCAATCTCACAGGTATGGGATTAGCTGGCCCCATCTCTCCCTTTCTGGGAAATCTTTCCTTCCTTAGGGTACTTGCTCTCAGAAATAATAGTTTGGAGGGTCATATTCCATATCAGCTTGGAAGGCTATTTCGCTTGAGAGTACTTCGGTTGTCATCCAACAATTTAGAAGGTCCCATTCCATCCTCTCTGGGAGGCTGTCGTTCTTTACAATCTCTCATACTGACATTTAACAATTTGAGTGGAAGCATTCCCTCTGAATTTAGTCTTCTTTCAAATTTAGAAACCATGGCATTAGGAGCAAATCAACTCACTGGAGAGATACCAGTGGCCCTTTCAAATTGCTCTCATCTCCAGATATTAGACCTAGTTCAAAACCACTTAAGCGGCCCAATTCCATGGGAGTTTGGAAGGCTGTCAGAGTTGCAAGAAGTGTATATGTGGGGAAACCAGCTCACTGGAGAAATACCCAGCTCAGTGAGTAATTGGACTCAGCTGCAACTGCTGGATTTGAGTAAGAACCAACTGAGAGGAACAGTGCCCctggaatttgggaaaatgcagcAGCTGAGACGACTTTATTTGTGGCGAAATAATTTTGTGAGTGGAAGCAATGGTTTGTCTATTCTAACAGTGTTAACTAATTGCTCCAGCTTGGAACAACTTGCTTTGGCAACTAATTATCTCACTGGCGTCTTGCCGAGTTCAATTGGTCGTCTTTCAAATTCATtctcatttttagatttgcatttaaaTGAAATTGTGGGAAACATACCAGATGAGATTGGTAACCTCACAGACTTGGCATTTCTAAGCCTAGAAGCAAACCAGCTCAATGGGACCATTCCATCTGCACTTGGTAAACTTCCAAATCTGGAAAGATTGTATCTGAGCTCAAACAATTTACAGGGAAGAATTCCAGAAAGTTTTGGTCAATCAAAAAAACTTGGATTGTTGATACTCAGTAATAACATGCTGTCAGGGCGAATTCCAAATAGTCTTGGTGACCTTCCACAATTAAGAAGGCTTAAACTTCATTACAATCAACTGTCAGGTAAAATACCTGCCAGTTTAGGAAGATGCAAGACATTGGAAACGGTGGACTTGGCACACAACAAACTAACAGGAAATATACCTCCTGAGGTTGCAGGTCTTCAAAATCTCCAGTTCTATTTCAATGTTTCAGGCAATTTACTGCAAGGTTCTATTTTGGAAATTAGCAAATTGGTTATGGTTTTAGCTATAGATGTTTCTCAAAACAATTTCTCGGGTGGCATTCCCAGTGCACTAGAAAGCTGCAAGGGCTTGGAATATCTAAATCTTTCTTGGAATGCATTCGAGGGGTCAATCCCAGCATCACTAGCAGATCTACAAAATCTACAATACATGGATCTTTCCTGCAATAACTTGTCAGGTACAATACCAGTGGCTTTAAAAAAGCTGAAGATGCTCCAGCATCTCAACCTCTCTTCAAACAGGTTGACTGGCGAGGTCCCAAAGGAAGGAGCGTTTGCAACACTTGATGCCTCAGAAATTGTGGGAAATCTTGGCCTCTGTGGTGAATGGCTAAACTTGCTGCCATGCTCTCATTCCAATCATAAACAACCATCACTCTCCAAAAAGGTGAGTATTCCTGTTATAGTGGGCATTGCAATTTTGATCATGTCTCTTCTATTGGTTGCATTTTCCTATAGATACAAGCGTTCCAGTGTCCCTGCTCTCAAAGTATGGCCTCCAAAAATTTCACATAAAGAACTGGTAGATGCAACTAGTGGGTTTAGTAATGAAAATCTTTTAGGAATTGGCAGTTTTGGGTCAGTTTATAAAGGGATTCTAAAGAATGGTCAAAATATTGCTGTTAAAGTTCTCAAATTGCAAGATGAACTCGCTCAAAAATGTTTCAGCAGAGAATGCAATGCATTAAAGAGAGTTCGGCACCGCAACATAATTAAAATCATTTCAGCATGCTCCAACCTTGATTTTAAAGCCTTAATTCTTCCATTCATGTCAAATGGAAGTTTAGAGAGATGGTTGTATCCTCCTGAAGGGGGTAGATGCAGATTAAATTTGAGTGATCGAATAAGGATAGCAATGGAGATAGCACAAGGGATGGAATATCTTCACCATCATTGCTTTGTTCAAGTGATTCACTGTGACCTTAAGCTCAGCAATGTCTTATTAGGAGATGACATGACTTCATACGTAGCTGATTTTGGCCTTTCCACTCTTATATTTGGCAATTGTGTGGATTCTTTGACTTCTACAAATGCACTTAGAGGATCTATTGGCTACATTGCACCAG AGTATGGAATAGGTGGACCACTTACTACAAAAGGAGATGTATACAGTTATGGAATTTTAATTTTAGAGTTGTTGACAAAGAGGAGATCAACAGATGATAtgttcattgaaggaatgaatctAAAAAAATGGACAGAATTgcattttccaaataaaatttcaGATGTGGTGGATAATTGTCCACTTATAGATGCTCATGAATCAGAGATATCAATGGTAATGGAATGCCTTACTCAATTTATACAAATTGGGTTGTTTTGTTCAAGGGAATCACCTTCAGAGCGTCCTGATATGATTGAGATAGTTAATAGATTAAATACAATCAGAAGTACTTTTCTTGGTGTGCCTAAAACTATTCAATTACCAGTAGATATCTCTCCTTTTCTTGACAATAGAAGAGATAAAAATATGGCTGGTTTGGGAAATAGGGGAAGTTCGTCTACATCCACATCCTAA